A genomic stretch from Mycobacterium paraterrae includes:
- a CDS encoding helix-turn-helix domain-containing protein: MTVAMYSAEQVADILGLHVRTVRGYVRDGRLPAVRVGKQYRIAERDLRAFAGMPADEPAGIPRAHVSTVVHIENVDRVAMDRITGHLTAVTTGTARHPGQLDVHCRYDELVGRLTVFVDGDAEPSAAVIGLIGALSRQDEQ, from the coding sequence GTGACCGTCGCTATGTATTCCGCCGAACAGGTGGCCGACATTCTCGGACTGCACGTGCGCACTGTGCGCGGCTATGTCCGCGATGGCCGGCTACCGGCCGTCAGGGTGGGCAAGCAGTACCGGATCGCCGAACGGGATCTACGGGCCTTCGCCGGGATGCCAGCCGACGAGCCGGCCGGCATCCCGCGTGCGCACGTATCGACCGTCGTGCACATCGAAAATGTCGACCGCGTCGCGATGGATCGCATCACCGGGCACTTGACCGCCGTGACGACCGGGACTGCGCGTCACCCGGGGCAACTAGATGTCCACTGCAGGTATGACGAATTGGTCGGCCGTCTGACGGTGTTCGTTGACGGCGATGCCGAACCCAGCGCGGCCGTGATCGGGTTGATTGGCGCCCTGTCACGTCAGGACGAGCAATGA
- a CDS encoding alpha/beta fold hydrolase, whose product MSDGIYRSSTGKQAVERSYRAQLRRWTMPLRQRTVSTREGDTFVLDCGPLDAPPVVLLHGAGSNSAIWRADASLWSLTHRLYLVDIIGEPGLSAPSRPPRGSDAYASWLDDVLDELSVEAAVLVGVSLGGWLATDYAIRRPDRVRRLALRAPAGIGRQRNGAVLAALILMPFGDRGIREALRIALGPGDISEPVIDYMLTIQRHYRPRRDALPIFSDADLAAIAAPLFVVVGARDRMLDSRETAERLARLQPAASITVLPGVGHGLFDDGKKLHALLEHGAHR is encoded by the coding sequence ATGAGCGACGGCATCTATCGCTCCTCGACTGGCAAGCAGGCGGTCGAGCGCAGCTACCGCGCGCAGCTTCGGCGATGGACGATGCCTTTGCGACAGCGCACCGTAAGCACCCGCGAGGGAGACACTTTCGTCCTCGACTGCGGACCCCTGGATGCACCGCCGGTCGTCCTGCTGCATGGTGCAGGGAGTAACAGCGCGATCTGGCGGGCCGATGCCTCGCTGTGGTCACTCACGCACAGGCTCTACCTGGTCGACATCATTGGCGAGCCCGGACTGAGTGCGCCGTCACGGCCCCCGCGTGGCTCCGACGCCTATGCGTCGTGGCTGGACGACGTACTCGACGAATTGAGCGTCGAGGCAGCTGTTCTCGTGGGGGTGTCGCTGGGCGGCTGGCTCGCCACCGACTACGCGATTCGCCGCCCCGACCGAGTACGACGACTAGCGCTGCGCGCCCCCGCCGGTATCGGGCGGCAACGCAACGGCGCCGTTCTGGCAGCGCTTATCCTCATGCCGTTCGGGGACCGCGGCATTCGCGAGGCGCTTCGCATCGCGCTAGGGCCAGGAGACATTTCTGAACCCGTGATCGACTACATGCTGACGATCCAGCGCCACTACCGTCCGCGTCGCGACGCACTGCCCATTTTCTCCGACGCAGACCTCGCGGCCATCGCCGCACCACTTTTCGTCGTGGTGGGTGCACGCGACCGCATGCTCGACTCGCGTGAAACGGCGGAACGCCTGGCGCGCTTACAACCCGCGGCATCGATCACTGTGCTGCCGGGCGTGGGCCACGGTCTATTCGACGACGGTAAAAAGCTGCACGCACTTCTCGAACATGGCGCACACCGGTGA
- a CDS encoding response regulator: protein MTPEDRPIVVLLIEDDPGDELITREAFEHNKIRNTLSVAHDGQEGLDYLYRRGAHQDAARPDLILLDLNLPKYDGRQVLETIKSDPDLCHIPVVVLTTSQAEEDILRSYKLHANAYVTKPVDLDQFMNAVRQIDEFFVQVVRLPQTYPST, encoded by the coding sequence GTGACACCTGAAGACCGCCCTATCGTCGTCCTGCTCATCGAAGACGATCCTGGGGACGAGCTCATTACCCGAGAAGCATTCGAGCACAATAAGATTCGCAATACCCTCAGTGTTGCCCACGATGGCCAGGAAGGTCTCGACTACCTCTACCGACGAGGCGCCCACCAGGACGCGGCCCGACCTGACTTGATACTGCTCGACCTGAACCTGCCCAAATACGACGGCCGGCAAGTTCTGGAGACCATCAAGTCAGACCCGGACCTGTGTCATATCCCCGTCGTCGTGCTCACCACCTCACAAGCCGAAGAAGACATCCTGCGCAGCTACAAGCTGCATGCCAACGCCTACGTCACCAAACCTGTCGACCTCGACCAGTTCATGAACGCGGTGCGTCAGATCGACGAGTTCTTCGTGCAGGTGGTACGCCTACCCCAGACCTACCCGTCCACCTGA
- a CDS encoding sensor histidine kinase: MSRATASEMRREARVQLTVQGWLNVVLGVMGVMVVAGAVAGSILVNRSDGVSRQLIESIQPARAAAYQLQAALSDQETAVRGYVISADKQFLDPYFTGQRAELVAVQNIRQKLAQRPGLIADLDAIERASTAWRTSYAEPLIAGVTVGVPTAVSSATAQRGKAQFDGIRALLDNQTQHLTAAVVDGKAEFISVRSWRDKVLLALVGVFLLTAVALGLLSQWAVTRPLAALAAACRRVTEGNFAERIVARGPRDVQGIATDVDDMRKRIVDELGSSQSAQARLIEQAEVMDAQAIELRRSNAELEQFAYVASHDLQEPLRKVASFCQLLQKRYGDKLDDRGVEYIDFAVDGAKRMQVLINDLLTFSRVGRLNDRHVEVDLDGALDTALGNLSTAIEDSGAEISRTGVRHPLVTGDPTLLTMLWQNLVGNAMKFARDGVAPHIEITCESVAADSGDQWLITVSDNGIGIPAEFADKVFVIFQRLHARTAYSGTGIGLAICKKIVEHHAGRIWIDTDYTAGTRFCMSLPIGNSGSTDMQFATNEEATHL; encoded by the coding sequence ATGAGCCGTGCGACGGCTAGTGAGATGCGGCGGGAGGCGCGCGTACAGCTCACGGTGCAGGGTTGGCTCAACGTCGTTTTGGGCGTGATGGGTGTGATGGTCGTCGCCGGCGCGGTGGCCGGATCGATCTTGGTCAATCGCAGCGACGGTGTGTCGCGTCAGCTGATCGAGTCCATCCAGCCGGCCCGCGCGGCCGCCTATCAATTGCAGGCTGCGCTCAGCGATCAAGAGACCGCGGTGCGCGGATACGTGATCTCGGCCGACAAACAATTCTTGGACCCCTACTTCACCGGTCAGCGCGCGGAACTCGTTGCGGTACAGAACATCCGACAGAAGTTGGCTCAGCGCCCCGGACTGATCGCCGACCTTGATGCGATCGAACGCGCCAGCACCGCCTGGCGAACCTCGTACGCCGAGCCGCTGATCGCCGGTGTCACGGTGGGCGTTCCCACTGCAGTGAGCAGTGCCACCGCGCAACGGGGCAAAGCCCAGTTCGACGGTATTCGTGCGCTGTTGGACAACCAGACTCAGCATTTGACGGCGGCCGTCGTCGACGGCAAGGCCGAATTCATTTCGGTGCGCAGCTGGCGCGACAAAGTGTTGCTCGCCCTGGTCGGCGTGTTCCTGTTGACCGCCGTGGCGTTGGGGCTGCTGAGCCAGTGGGCGGTTACCCGTCCCCTCGCCGCGTTGGCTGCCGCGTGCCGGCGGGTCACCGAAGGAAACTTCGCTGAACGGATCGTTGCGCGCGGGCCGCGCGACGTTCAAGGGATTGCGACCGATGTCGACGACATGCGCAAGCGCATCGTCGACGAGCTCGGCTCCTCACAGTCCGCCCAGGCGCGGCTGATCGAACAGGCCGAAGTGATGGACGCCCAGGCGATCGAGCTGCGGCGATCCAACGCCGAACTCGAGCAGTTTGCCTACGTCGCGTCGCACGACCTGCAGGAGCCATTGCGAAAGGTCGCGTCGTTTTGTCAATTACTGCAAAAGCGCTACGGCGACAAACTCGACGACCGCGGTGTCGAATACATCGACTTTGCCGTCGACGGCGCCAAGCGCATGCAAGTACTGATCAACGACCTGCTCACCTTCTCCAGGGTGGGCCGGCTCAACGACCGGCATGTCGAGGTCGACCTCGACGGGGCGCTCGACACCGCGCTGGGGAATCTCAGCACCGCAATCGAAGACTCCGGTGCTGAGATTTCCCGCACCGGAGTACGTCACCCGCTGGTGACCGGTGACCCCACTTTGCTGACGATGTTGTGGCAGAACCTGGTTGGTAACGCGATGAAGTTCGCCAGGGACGGTGTCGCGCCACACATCGAGATCACTTGCGAGTCCGTCGCCGCCGACTCTGGTGATCAATGGCTAATCACCGTGTCGGACAACGGCATCGGTATTCCGGCGGAATTTGCCGACAAAGTTTTCGTGATTTTCCAACGCCTCCACGCTCGGACCGCCTACAGCGGTACTGGGATCGGGCTGGCGATCTGCAAGAAGATCGTCGAGCATCATGCAGGGAGGATTTGGATCGACACCGATTACACCGCGGGAACCCGTTTTTGCATGTCGCTGCCAATCGGCAACTCGGGCAGCACCGACATGCAGTTTGCAACTAATGAGGAAGCGACACATCTGTGA
- a CDS encoding PP2C family protein-serine/threonine phosphatase, whose amino-acid sequence MTVLLVEDDRGDALLVEELIADINATVRLVWAQSLAEAERELAKGRPDCVLLDLHLADADGVGALGRINRCDATVPIVVLTGMNDEHVGVSAVAAGAQDYLVKDRVEPETLRRALLYAVERKRAELTAADLRVSLLQAQENARLERGLLPAPLLLDDPGVEVVTQYRPSRKSGLLGGDFYDVVQTADRVVHVMIGDVFGHGPEEAALGVGLRIAWRALVLAGVDGVERMRQLNRILRVECTDRAFATVLNLAVYPDDRVRAVRAGHPPLLLHGGGVVEWVEPAGGPPLGVLSADWPECDVDVPRGSGLVLLTDGLFEGYSGPGRERLGEDGLLALGQSLADLPGPQFVTALVDAAEQRAMVHGGFSDDVAVLRIERTTR is encoded by the coding sequence TTGACCGTATTGCTGGTTGAGGATGACCGCGGTGACGCGCTGCTGGTAGAAGAACTGATCGCTGACATCAACGCCACCGTGCGATTGGTATGGGCACAGTCGTTGGCAGAGGCCGAGCGTGAACTCGCGAAGGGCCGGCCGGACTGCGTGTTGCTCGATCTGCACCTGGCTGACGCCGACGGCGTGGGGGCCCTCGGACGTATCAACAGATGCGATGCGACTGTGCCCATCGTCGTGCTCACCGGGATGAACGACGAACACGTGGGCGTGTCCGCGGTAGCTGCCGGCGCCCAGGACTATCTAGTCAAGGACCGCGTGGAGCCCGAGACGTTGCGCCGTGCGCTGCTGTACGCGGTGGAACGGAAGCGTGCCGAGCTCACCGCGGCGGATCTGCGAGTGAGTTTGCTCCAGGCCCAGGAGAACGCCCGGCTGGAGCGCGGGCTGCTCCCGGCGCCGCTGCTGCTCGACGATCCCGGCGTCGAAGTCGTCACCCAGTACCGGCCGAGCCGCAAGAGCGGTCTGCTGGGCGGAGATTTCTATGACGTGGTGCAGACCGCCGATCGCGTCGTTCACGTGATGATCGGCGACGTGTTCGGGCATGGGCCAGAAGAGGCGGCGCTGGGAGTAGGCCTGCGCATCGCGTGGCGCGCCTTGGTACTGGCCGGTGTGGACGGGGTCGAGCGGATGCGCCAGCTCAACCGGATTCTGCGTGTGGAGTGCACCGACCGGGCCTTCGCAACGGTGCTCAACTTAGCTGTCTATCCGGATGACCGCGTTCGCGCTGTGCGGGCCGGGCACCCGCCGTTGCTGTTGCACGGCGGCGGTGTCGTCGAGTGGGTGGAGCCGGCCGGCGGCCCGCCGCTGGGCGTATTGTCCGCCGACTGGCCTGAGTGCGACGTGGACGTGCCGCGCGGAAGCGGTCTGGTGTTGCTCACCGACGGCTTGTTCGAGGGTTATTCGGGTCCAGGCAGGGAGCGCCTCGGGGAAGACGGGCTGCTGGCGCTCGGCCAATCGTTAGCAGACTTGCCCGGCCCGCAGTTCGTCACCGCTCTTGTCGACGCGGCCGAACAACGCGCGATGGTTCACGGCGGATTCAGTGACGACGTTGCGGTGCTACGCATAGAGCGGACAACCAGATGA
- a CDS encoding MarR family winged helix-turn-helix transcriptional regulator, producing the protein MEPNWLDAREDRAWRAFLHAHHQLELHLHRGLQEFGLSGADYRILAALSEQAGDCMPARDLCNALSWEKSRVSHQVRRMEKDGLIRRAPNPDDARSTMVCLEPKGRAAIEKAARGHVDDVRRNFIDLLTPAELDTLATVNERILNHLAAIHEDHRP; encoded by the coding sequence GTGGAACCGAACTGGCTCGACGCCCGAGAAGATCGCGCGTGGCGCGCCTTCCTGCACGCGCATCATCAACTCGAACTGCACCTGCACCGCGGGCTGCAGGAATTCGGCCTGTCCGGCGCCGACTACCGGATACTGGCGGCGCTCTCCGAACAGGCTGGTGACTGTATGCCGGCCCGCGATCTGTGCAACGCGCTGAGCTGGGAGAAAAGCCGGGTCTCACATCAGGTACGGCGAATGGAGAAGGACGGGCTGATCAGGCGCGCGCCCAACCCCGACGACGCTCGTAGCACCATGGTGTGCCTAGAGCCGAAAGGCCGCGCCGCCATCGAGAAGGCGGCACGCGGTCACGTCGACGACGTCCGCCGGAATTTCATCGACCTGCTCACGCCGGCCGAGCTCGACACCCTCGCCACTGTCAACGAGCGAATCCTGAACCATCTGGCGGCAATTCATGAAGACCACCGACCGTAG
- a CDS encoding NADPH-dependent F420 reductase — MSRISIIGTGNMARAIGGLAVAGGNTVQIIGRDQTKAADLAKTLGGNATAGGLGAVPAGDIVILALLHADVVPVVTDYGDRLAGKVIVDISNPFNAAVDGLAIPEGTSVAQEVAKVAPASASVVKAFNTIFGVVLEKGRPLDVFLAGDDQSAKEKLSEFIATLGLRPLDVGGLSMAHWLEGAGLLVMGLARHGMGSFDFALGAAVPG; from the coding sequence GTGAGCAGGATCAGCATCATCGGAACCGGGAACATGGCCCGCGCCATCGGCGGACTCGCAGTGGCAGGCGGGAACACCGTGCAGATCATCGGCCGCGATCAGACCAAGGCTGCCGACCTAGCCAAGACGCTCGGCGGCAACGCCACCGCAGGCGGGCTGGGGGCCGTTCCGGCCGGGGACATCGTCATTCTGGCGCTTTTGCACGCGGACGTCGTTCCAGTCGTCACCGACTACGGAGATCGTCTGGCGGGCAAAGTCATCGTCGACATCAGCAACCCCTTCAATGCCGCCGTCGACGGGTTGGCGATCCCCGAGGGCACCTCGGTCGCGCAGGAAGTCGCCAAGGTGGCTCCGGCCAGCGCCAGCGTGGTGAAGGCGTTCAACACCATCTTCGGTGTTGTGCTGGAGAAAGGTCGGCCGCTCGACGTTTTCCTTGCCGGTGACGACCAGTCCGCCAAAGAGAAGTTGTCCGAATTCATCGCCACCCTCGGGCTTCGTCCGCTCGACGTCGGCGGCTTGAGCATGGCGCATTGGCTCGAGGGCGCGGGTCTGCTTGTGATGGGCCTTGCCCGTCACGGAATGGGCAGTTTCGACTTCGCACTCGGTGCCGCGGTTCCCGGTTGA